Proteins from a single region of Runella sp. SP2:
- the sbcD gene encoding exonuclease subunit SbcD, translating to MKILHTADWHLGKQLHKYSLEEEQNLFLNWLVALIKEREIDVLLVSGDVFDTANPSNQALTQYYGFLKQLVGTGCHVVVTGGNHDSPGVLNAPRELLRFLDIKVIGNAQDPIEEELVHLVLAKGEVVIAAVPYLRDADLRKSVVGEGYDDRLLALRQGIRGHYEQLAQLCAERYPAQCAIAMGHLYVNGASVSESERDIHVIGGEAAFSAEYFPEGFDYIALGHIHKPQRIANSDVIRYSGSPIPLSFSERDDRKYVLELTLKDNKIQAIEPISVPLFRELRCFTGNLEEVEAALNAYEVTTPLPPYVEIHVTEPFADPQKEVYFGYLIREFEAAPFKIIKPRLSFTNRTQGADELYVTGTSIQDLTPRDVFQKRLLTENLDEETQQLLAEAFDELWREVAEQN from the coding sequence ATGAAAATACTTCATACCGCCGATTGGCACTTAGGTAAACAACTGCATAAATACAGCCTCGAAGAAGAGCAAAACTTGTTTTTGAACTGGTTAGTGGCGTTGATAAAAGAACGTGAAATTGATGTGTTATTGGTGTCGGGTGATGTATTTGATACTGCCAACCCCTCTAACCAAGCCCTGACTCAGTATTATGGTTTTCTCAAACAATTGGTGGGCACGGGCTGCCATGTGGTGGTAACGGGGGGGAACCACGACTCCCCAGGCGTCCTGAATGCTCCGCGTGAATTGCTGCGTTTTTTGGACATAAAAGTCATTGGAAATGCGCAAGACCCGATTGAAGAAGAACTCGTGCATCTTGTTCTTGCAAAGGGAGAAGTGGTGATTGCAGCGGTTCCTTATTTACGCGATGCTGATTTGCGAAAATCAGTCGTGGGTGAGGGGTATGACGACCGTTTGTTGGCGTTGCGCCAAGGGATTCGAGGGCATTACGAACAGCTCGCGCAGTTGTGTGCCGAGCGTTACCCTGCCCAGTGTGCGATTGCGATGGGGCATTTGTACGTCAACGGTGCGTCGGTGAGTGAAAGTGAGCGCGACATCCACGTGATTGGGGGAGAAGCGGCCTTCTCGGCGGAGTATTTCCCAGAGGGGTTTGATTACATCGCCTTGGGGCACATTCACAAACCGCAACGCATTGCTAATTCGGACGTAATTCGGTATTCGGGCTCGCCGATTCCGTTGAGTTTTAGCGAAAGAGACGACCGAAAATACGTGCTAGAACTTACTCTCAAGGACAATAAAATTCAAGCCATTGAGCCGATTTCGGTGCCTCTTTTTCGAGAATTACGTTGCTTTACGGGCAATTTGGAAGAAGTAGAAGCCGCACTCAATGCGTACGAAGTCACGACTCCTCTGCCACCTTACGTGGAAATCCACGTGACTGAGCCTTTTGCTGACCCACAAAAAGAGGTGTATTTCGGTTATTTGATTCGAGAGTTTGAGGCGGCACCTTTCAAAATCATCAAGCCACGTTTGTCTTTTACAAACCGCACCCAAGGGGCTGACGAACTTTATGTAACAGGTACTTCGATTCAGGATTTAACACCACGGGATGTTTTCCAAAAACGCCTTTTAACCGAAAACCTTGACGAGGAAACCCAGCAGCTTTTGGCCGAAGCTTTTGATGAATTGTGGCGGGAAGTGGCCGAGCAAAACTGA
- a CDS encoding AAA family ATPase produces MKILRLRFKNINSFYGEHPCIDFTTNPLAISGLFIISGPTGAGKSTLLDVITLALYNEIPRFGSISKTEIEKLGSIVNLKATEESRAEAYAEVEYEVKGGQYRSRWSISRNRNDKWNNYQMEIAELPSGNLLDIKGLSQFPKKNEELIGLTYQQFVKSIVLAQGSFAEFLRAKAHDRSKLLEDITGQRIYRQIGAASYLKDKHFKEQLELKEKELKLVSMLTEEEVLQLQQTKITTETHQVQAEKDVQFWEKEKSVLERCYDLQQKLEKVFKEVQVLENEQETFKPDAFRLLQHEQISEWAGELATLQSQQTQLKGLEERRKSLQTQIEAQTTTIETTHQQITHLVQKSVPKERLLAELNVFEGEILQLDTEIEKLNAEIRPVFTAIKQEVSTTNHPWLRTLSVEKLDEAYAVLQQKKQEIQQEVARFRVDFDAEKELSQLTTRQNALMELKATLTRRNEWYAQGLDAKKALEESTAKVNERQPQWAALQQKMTEMEAKLKVLQVQKEKEQQKFNLEDLRNALQNGEECPLCGSTHHPYVHAYVNALSKVQMELDLLEKEKKAVEASMQKVGAELNQAQGSMTKVSENLVKIRDEYRKAKEEGEKTLAALGLASDTSMEQLVQEQKQLSDLQEQITKWQKISDINAVIGKLLGQYEVLFELRVRKSAKELEKQQRYTGKDIRAESQALRNTLTNAETTLQIAQKQKIETENAIAEENEKVKVLTDALTANLATKGIESIAKANELLLPNQEVEKCRTKRKLLEDREKELVINRKTWEEQLFETAQLRQAELPLEDVDFKLKISRSLRDQYFREVSEIGAKLSNHQTQQAKFSTLQTELEQLSKERKKWDLLNRYIGDREGNKFSNFAQNLTLSNLIGLANQRLRHLSDRYILDKPKEDTESLFVIDTYQGNSQRAVNTLSGGETFTLSLALALALSDLASQNVSIESLFIDEGFGTLDPDSLDMALSMLERLQSESEKTIGIISHVEALKERIGTQIRLFKNGNGQSTMEIVG; encoded by the coding sequence ATGAAAATTCTTCGACTTAGATTCAAAAATATCAATTCGTTTTACGGCGAACATCCTTGTATTGATTTTACGACCAATCCGTTAGCGATTTCTGGTTTGTTTATCATTTCAGGGCCAACGGGGGCAGGAAAGTCAACGTTGTTGGACGTTATCACGCTGGCCTTGTACAATGAAATTCCGCGTTTTGGCAGTATTTCAAAAACAGAAATTGAAAAATTAGGCTCCATCGTCAACCTCAAAGCCACCGAAGAGTCTAGGGCCGAAGCTTATGCTGAAGTAGAATACGAGGTGAAAGGGGGGCAATATCGTTCGCGCTGGAGTATTTCGCGAAATCGCAACGACAAATGGAACAATTACCAAATGGAAATCGCTGAACTTCCCTCTGGTAATTTGTTGGATATTAAAGGGTTGTCGCAGTTTCCGAAAAAAAATGAAGAACTTATTGGACTTACCTACCAGCAGTTTGTGAAATCAATCGTGTTGGCGCAAGGGAGTTTTGCTGAGTTTTTACGCGCCAAAGCCCACGACCGTTCTAAGTTATTGGAAGACATTACGGGGCAACGAATTTATCGTCAAATCGGGGCGGCTTCGTATCTAAAAGATAAACACTTTAAAGAGCAACTTGAACTCAAAGAAAAAGAGTTGAAGCTGGTTTCGATGCTTACCGAAGAGGAAGTATTACAACTACAACAAACCAAAATCACGACCGAAACGCATCAGGTTCAGGCGGAGAAAGACGTGCAGTTTTGGGAAAAAGAAAAGTCGGTACTGGAGCGTTGTTACGACCTTCAACAAAAATTAGAGAAAGTATTCAAAGAAGTACAAGTTCTTGAAAATGAACAAGAAACTTTTAAGCCAGATGCTTTTAGACTGCTCCAACACGAACAAATAAGCGAATGGGCGGGGGAACTGGCAACTTTGCAATCACAGCAAACACAGTTGAAAGGGCTAGAAGAGCGTAGAAAATCGCTTCAAACCCAGATAGAGGCGCAGACAACTACCATCGAAACGACGCATCAACAAATTACTCATTTGGTGCAAAAATCGGTTCCGAAAGAGCGTTTGTTGGCAGAATTGAACGTTTTTGAAGGCGAAATCTTACAACTTGATACGGAAATTGAAAAACTTAACGCTGAAATCCGACCTGTTTTTACGGCAATAAAACAAGAAGTTTCGACAACCAATCATCCTTGGCTTAGAACACTTTCGGTTGAAAAGTTAGACGAAGCGTATGCCGTTCTCCAGCAAAAAAAACAAGAAATACAGCAAGAGGTTGCGCGTTTTCGGGTAGATTTTGACGCAGAAAAAGAGCTTTCTCAGTTAACAACCCGTCAAAATGCCTTGATGGAACTCAAGGCAACTTTGACGCGACGAAACGAATGGTATGCCCAAGGACTTGATGCTAAAAAAGCGTTGGAGGAATCGACGGCAAAAGTAAACGAACGACAGCCTCAATGGGCCGCACTTCAGCAAAAAATGACTGAAATGGAGGCCAAATTGAAAGTTCTTCAAGTACAGAAGGAAAAAGAACAGCAAAAATTCAACCTCGAAGACCTTCGCAATGCCCTGCAAAATGGAGAGGAATGTCCGTTGTGTGGTTCGACCCACCACCCGTACGTCCATGCCTACGTGAATGCGCTTTCCAAGGTGCAAATGGAGCTAGATTTGCTCGAAAAGGAAAAGAAGGCGGTGGAGGCTTCTATGCAAAAAGTAGGAGCAGAGCTAAACCAAGCGCAGGGGTCAATGACAAAAGTGTCCGAAAACTTGGTCAAGATTCGCGATGAGTACCGAAAAGCCAAAGAAGAAGGTGAAAAAACGTTGGCGGCGCTGGGATTGGCATCGGATACTTCAATGGAGCAATTGGTTCAAGAGCAAAAGCAACTAAGTGACCTGCAAGAACAAATTACTAAGTGGCAGAAAATCAGTGATATTAATGCCGTGATAGGTAAGTTGTTGGGGCAATATGAAGTGCTTTTTGAGCTTCGGGTACGAAAGTCGGCGAAGGAATTGGAAAAACAACAACGTTATACTGGAAAGGATATTCGTGCCGAAAGCCAAGCATTACGGAATACGTTGACCAACGCGGAAACTACCTTACAAATAGCGCAAAAACAAAAAATAGAAACCGAAAACGCCATTGCAGAAGAGAATGAGAAAGTTAAGGTATTGACTGATGCATTGACAGCTAATTTAGCCACCAAAGGCATTGAAAGTATTGCAAAAGCCAACGAACTTTTGCTTCCCAACCAAGAAGTTGAAAAATGTCGTACCAAACGTAAATTGCTAGAAGACCGCGAAAAAGAGTTGGTTATCAATCGTAAGACTTGGGAAGAACAACTATTTGAAACGGCTCAACTTCGCCAAGCTGAATTACCCTTAGAAGACGTTGATTTTAAATTGAAAATCAGTCGAAGCTTGCGAGACCAGTATTTTCGAGAGGTGTCGGAAATTGGGGCTAAATTATCAAATCACCAGACCCAGCAGGCCAAATTTTCAACCCTACAAACGGAGCTCGAACAATTAAGCAAGGAACGAAAAAAATGGGATTTACTCAATCGCTACATTGGCGACCGCGAAGGCAATAAGTTTAGCAATTTTGCCCAAAACTTAACGCTTTCAAACCTAATTGGACTGGCAAATCAACGTCTGAGACACCTTTCAGACCGCTATATTTTGGATAAACCGAAAGAAGATACCGAAAGTCTTTTTGTGATAGATACCTACCAAGGCAATTCCCAACGGGCAGTTAATACGTTGTCGGGCGGAGAAACTTTCACCCTTAGTTTAGCCCTCGCCTTGGCTCTTTCTGATTTGGCTTCGCAAAACGTAAGCATCGAAAGTTTGTTTATTGACGAAGGCTTTGGAACCCTCGACCCCGACTCGCTTGATATGGCGTTGAGTATGTTGGAGCGCCTACAATCAGAGAGTGAAAAAACAATTGGAATTATTTCGCACGTGGAAGCATTGAAAGAGCGTATTGGGACGCAGATTCGCCTCTTCAAAAATGGAAATGGGCAGAGTACGATGGAAATTGTGGGGTGA
- a CDS encoding YchJ family protein → MTSTCFCGSTLPFDECCGNIISGKRTAVTALELMKSRYSAYCVVAGDYLIATTHSSKRAQFDKASIEQWAKESQWKGLKIISTAKGSALDSQGEVAFQALYIDESKKSRVHYEHSLFVKEHNQWFYLSGKTIAINRNDDCPCGSGKKYKKCCGA, encoded by the coding sequence ATGACTTCAACCTGTTTCTGTGGCTCCACCCTTCCCTTCGACGAATGCTGTGGGAACATTATTTCAGGAAAACGCACTGCTGTAACCGCCTTAGAGCTGATGAAATCACGCTATTCGGCGTACTGCGTCGTAGCTGGTGATTATCTGATTGCAACTACACATTCTAGCAAACGTGCTCAGTTTGATAAAGCATCCATTGAACAATGGGCAAAAGAGTCGCAATGGAAAGGGTTGAAAATTATCTCAACTGCCAAAGGTTCGGCGCTCGATTCGCAAGGAGAAGTAGCTTTCCAAGCGCTGTATATCGACGAAAGTAAAAAGAGTCGAGTGCATTACGAACACTCGCTCTTTGTGAAAGAACACAATCAGTGGTTTTATCTTTCGGGCAAAACCATTGCCATCAATCGTAATGATGATTGCCCTTGTGGCAGCGGCAAAAAATACAAAAAGTGCTGTGGGGCTTGA
- the lepB gene encoding signal peptidase I, with protein MSQPKPKKSALREWLDSVVFAVVAATLIRWLLLEAYTIPSSSMEKSLLIGDFLFVSKLHYGARTPGTPLQVPLTHQTIWGTNIPSFSTLIQLPMFRLPSFTSVKRNDVVVFNYPGDPEEPFEDPLVGNGGYKNFPVDLRTNFIKRCIAVAGDVVEVKNGLVYINGKEGETPPQAQLMYRLESSDLLDDRFFENEDIQDYGTFPGDTAKPNHFVYQIRTTPQIVDGLKKHSFIRSVTHVGRYTADAPEMGLFPAAAKQNPDFWGPMQVPKEGLTVQLDSANVTRYGYVIKYFDHNDPEKVVLDKGKVSIDGKAITSYTFKQDYYFMMGDNRYESADSRFWGFVPADHVVGKAVFIWMSIDPNPKSILTKIRWNRLFRLID; from the coding sequence ATGTCTCAACCCAAACCTAAAAAATCGGCCCTTAGAGAATGGCTCGACTCGGTCGTTTTTGCTGTTGTAGCAGCTACCCTTATTCGTTGGTTACTCCTGGAAGCGTACACCATTCCGTCGTCATCCATGGAAAAAAGCCTACTCATTGGCGACTTTTTGTTTGTAAGTAAACTCCACTACGGAGCGCGAACGCCTGGTACGCCCCTGCAAGTACCGCTTACGCACCAAACCATTTGGGGAACCAATATTCCTTCGTTTTCTACCTTAATTCAACTCCCGATGTTTCGCCTTCCAAGCTTCACATCGGTAAAACGCAACGACGTAGTTGTTTTCAACTATCCTGGCGACCCAGAAGAACCGTTTGAGGACCCGCTCGTTGGGAATGGAGGTTATAAAAACTTCCCCGTTGACTTACGTACCAACTTCATCAAACGTTGTATTGCGGTAGCAGGCGACGTGGTGGAAGTTAAAAATGGCTTGGTTTATATCAATGGAAAGGAGGGAGAAACGCCTCCGCAAGCTCAGCTAATGTACCGTTTAGAATCAAGCGATTTGCTCGACGACCGTTTCTTTGAAAATGAAGACATTCAAGATTATGGTACGTTTCCTGGTGATACGGCCAAGCCAAATCATTTTGTGTATCAAATCCGTACTACCCCTCAAATTGTGGATGGATTGAAGAAGCACAGTTTTATTCGTTCGGTCACTCACGTTGGCAGATACACTGCGGATGCTCCTGAAATGGGACTTTTCCCAGCCGCGGCCAAGCAAAACCCTGATTTTTGGGGCCCTATGCAAGTACCTAAAGAAGGTCTGACTGTCCAACTTGACTCAGCCAACGTCACCAGATATGGCTACGTGATTAAGTACTTTGACCACAACGACCCCGAGAAAGTAGTGCTCGATAAAGGTAAAGTTTCCATAGACGGCAAAGCCATTACGAGTTATACCTTTAAGCAAGATTATTACTTCATGATGGGTGACAACCGCTACGAATCAGCAGACTCACGTTTTTGGGGCTTTGTACCTGCCGACCACGTTGTAGGTAAAGCGGTTTTTATTTGGATGTCGATAGACCCAAATCCAAAGTCTATCTTAACCAAAATCCGTTGGAATCGTCTGTTTAGATTGATTGACTAG
- the dapB gene encoding 4-hydroxy-tetrahydrodipicolinate reductase yields the protein MNILLLGYGKMGKVIEQIVLSRGHQVVGKIDISNRHELATFSRNNVDAVIEFSAPEAAYENLKWCMSKGLPTVCGTTGWLHHRPEIEQLCLENKAAFFYASNYSIGVNLFFRLNKQLAKLIAPYSQYSVHTTEIHHIHKLDAPSGTAITLAEGLIQQLSNKTEWVNTEEGTENQIPILSLREGEVPGTHIIRYDSEVDSIEIKHTAHNRQGFALGAVVAAEWLAPREGVFGMDELLGE from the coding sequence ATGAATATTCTTCTTTTAGGTTACGGTAAAATGGGCAAAGTGATTGAACAAATCGTCCTGAGCCGTGGCCACCAAGTAGTTGGAAAAATTGACATCTCTAACCGCCACGAACTAGCGACTTTTAGCCGCAATAACGTGGATGCCGTCATCGAATTTAGTGCCCCCGAAGCGGCCTATGAAAACCTCAAATGGTGCATGAGCAAAGGCTTGCCAACCGTATGTGGAACCACAGGCTGGCTGCACCACCGCCCCGAAATTGAACAACTGTGTCTCGAAAACAAAGCGGCATTTTTCTACGCATCAAATTACAGCATCGGGGTTAATTTGTTTTTCCGCCTCAATAAGCAATTGGCCAAACTCATCGCCCCCTATTCGCAGTATTCGGTGCATACCACCGAAATCCACCATATTCATAAGTTGGATGCGCCAAGTGGAACGGCCATCACATTGGCAGAAGGTTTAATTCAACAGCTTTCTAACAAAACGGAATGGGTAAATACCGAGGAGGGTACCGAAAATCAAATCCCCATTCTATCTTTGCGCGAAGGAGAAGTTCCTGGTACTCATATTATTCGCTACGATTCTGAAGTAGATAGCATCGAAATCAAACACACTGCCCACAATCGCCAAGGGTTTGCCCTCGGCGCGGTCGTTGCTGCTGAATGGCTGGCTCCCCGCGAAGGCGTGTTTGGCATGGATGAACTGCTAGGAGAATAG
- a CDS encoding DUF5683 domain-containing protein has product MRTLGIFFSLWLWSGVMVVKAQQTATDSLQKRLSKAVSSLAADSTVLDSLKNKKVSKSSLAKSSLNDAALKKHSPRKAAYYSLMFPGLGQAYNRQYWKMPFVYGGLGAVAYFIRFYHVRYQDFLWPYYFSYDLTTGKQLRTEAEVFLRSQNQTRTLTLDQITKGKDFYRRYRDLNFLLVVGVWALAAVEANVSAHLKTFDMSEDLSFRFEPDTYNNSFTGQVYGVKVVVPIK; this is encoded by the coding sequence TTGAGAACACTAGGGATTTTTTTCAGTTTGTGGCTATGGTCGGGAGTAATGGTGGTGAAGGCGCAACAAACAGCAACAGACTCCCTGCAAAAGCGTCTATCAAAGGCAGTGTCCTCCTTGGCCGCTGATTCGACGGTACTGGATTCGCTCAAAAATAAAAAAGTGAGCAAAAGCAGCCTCGCAAAAAGTTCATTGAACGACGCTGCTTTAAAGAAACATAGTCCGCGCAAAGCCGCCTACTATTCATTGATGTTTCCTGGGCTAGGGCAAGCATACAATCGCCAATATTGGAAAATGCCTTTCGTATATGGAGGCTTAGGAGCCGTTGCTTATTTTATACGGTTTTACCACGTGCGTTACCAAGATTTTTTGTGGCCGTATTACTTTAGCTATGATCTAACCACGGGTAAGCAGCTGCGAACGGAAGCAGAGGTGTTTTTGCGAAGCCAAAACCAAACACGTACCCTCACCCTTGACCAAATTACGAAGGGGAAAGATTTTTACCGCCGCTATCGGGACCTCAATTTTTTGTTGGTAGTAGGTGTTTGGGCGCTGGCCGCCGTGGAAGCCAACGTGTCGGCTCACCTCAAAACGTTTGATATGTCGGAAGATTTGTCTTTTCGATTTGAGCCTGATACTTACAACAACTCTTTTACAGGCCAAGTATATGGGGTAAAAGTTGTCGTTCCTATCAAATAA
- a CDS encoding ParB/RepB/Spo0J family partition protein — protein sequence MENVGKAAPKKMTGLGRGLGALLQDSDNVNRSSSPLPHEGVSMMNEVSVEHIETNPYQPRTRFDEEALNELAESIRIQGIIQPITVRQIGKDRYQLISGERRLQASKLAGLTHIPTYVRTANDQQMLEMALIENIQRENLNAIEIALSYQRLISDCGLKQEELGERVGKNRTTVNNYIRLLKLPPLIQAALRDDQITMGHARAIINIENPETQLKIFRKTIEEAWSVRKVEEAVQALKLDPDDTNKDRKPTLLKQELRSLQFKLSSFFGSKVSIKTDDKQKGEIKIPFTSQEELDRILNVLKFEP from the coding sequence ATGGAAAATGTCGGAAAAGCTGCTCCCAAAAAAATGACAGGACTTGGTCGTGGTTTGGGTGCTTTACTCCAAGACAGCGACAACGTCAATCGTTCTTCAAGCCCGTTGCCTCACGAAGGTGTGAGCATGATGAACGAAGTTTCGGTCGAACACATTGAAACAAACCCCTATCAACCTCGTACCCGATTCGATGAAGAAGCGCTCAATGAATTGGCGGAATCAATTCGTATTCAGGGAATTATTCAACCGATTACGGTACGACAAATCGGGAAAGATCGCTATCAATTGATTTCGGGAGAACGGCGTTTACAAGCATCCAAACTTGCTGGACTTACCCACATCCCAACTTACGTTCGTACGGCCAATGACCAACAAATGTTGGAAATGGCATTGATTGAAAACATTCAGCGCGAAAACCTAAACGCCATCGAAATTGCCCTCAGTTATCAGCGCCTGATTTCGGATTGTGGACTTAAACAAGAAGAACTCGGAGAACGCGTAGGTAAAAATCGTACGACGGTCAACAACTACATTCGTTTGCTCAAACTTCCCCCGTTGATTCAAGCTGCCTTACGCGATGACCAAATCACGATGGGGCACGCACGGGCTATTATCAACATCGAAAACCCTGAGACACAACTCAAAATATTCCGTAAAACGATTGAAGAAGCTTGGTCTGTCCGAAAAGTAGAGGAAGCCGTTCAGGCACTTAAACTCGACCCCGACGATACCAACAAAGACCGCAAGCCGACGCTGTTGAAACAAGAACTGCGCTCCTTGCAATTTAAACTTTCATCGTTTTTTGGTTCAAAGGTTTCTATCAAAACCGATGACAAACAAAAAGGTGAAATTAAAATTCCATTTACCTCCCAAGAAGAGTTGGATCGTATTTTAAACGTTTTAAAGTTTGAGCCTTGA
- a CDS encoding ParA family protein — MGKIIAIANQKGGVGKTTTAINLAASLAVLDFKTLIVDADPQANSTSGLGFNPKEIEYSIYECMVEGVIPQQAIVETNFENLYLLPSHIDLVGAEIEMINLKSREEKMKEALWPIKEEYDFIIIDCSPSLGLITINSLTAADSVIVPVQCEYFALEGLGKLLNTIKIIQTRLNTSLTIEGILLTMYDMRVRLSNQVVNEVTAHFKHMVFNTIIPRNIRLSESPSYGVPTIAQDSDSKGAISYLNLAREVLNKNGLLEQDEPTSRRAL, encoded by the coding sequence ATGGGAAAAATCATAGCAATAGCCAACCAAAAAGGTGGAGTTGGCAAAACCACCACAGCCATCAACTTGGCAGCGAGTTTGGCTGTATTAGATTTCAAGACGCTGATTGTAGATGCCGACCCACAGGCCAACTCTACGTCAGGTTTGGGCTTCAACCCCAAAGAGATTGAGTACAGTATCTATGAGTGTATGGTAGAGGGAGTCATACCACAACAAGCCATTGTGGAAACCAACTTTGAAAACCTATACTTGTTGCCTTCGCACATCGACCTCGTAGGGGCTGAAATTGAGATGATTAATCTCAAAAGTCGGGAAGAAAAAATGAAAGAGGCCCTATGGCCCATCAAAGAAGAGTACGACTTTATCATCATCGACTGTTCGCCTTCGTTGGGTTTGATTACCATCAACAGCCTTACGGCGGCTGATTCGGTGATTGTACCAGTACAATGCGAGTACTTTGCCCTTGAAGGTTTAGGCAAACTCCTGAATACCATCAAAATCATTCAGACGCGTTTGAATACAAGTTTGACGATTGAAGGCATTTTGTTGACCATGTATGATATGCGGGTACGTCTATCCAATCAGGTAGTAAATGAAGTTACTGCTCACTTTAAGCACATGGTTTTCAACACCATCATTCCACGCAATATCCGTTTGAGTGAGTCGCCAAGTTACGGTGTGCCTACCATTGCGCAGGATTCGGACAGTAAAGGCGCGATTAGTTACCTAAACCTTGCTCGTGAGGTTTTGAACAAAAACGGCTTGCTAGAGCAAGACGAACCCACCAGCCGTAGAGCGCTGTAA